From the genome of uncultured Fusobacterium sp.:
TCATTTACAGAAAAAACAGAGGCTAATAGAGCTTTTGTATATGGATGATAACTATTATTTACAATATCTCTATTTGAAAGATATTCCACCGTATTTCCCAAATACATCACAATTATATCATCAGCAAAGGATTGAACTAGAGCTAAGTCATGACATACAAATATAACTGTGAGCTTCTTCTCTTTTCTCAACTTATCTAATAGAGTCATTATGTTTTTTTGCACTGATACATCAAGGGCTGATGTTGCTTCATCACATATCAATATCTCTGGTTCCAAAGATAGAGCTCTAGCTATACTTACTCTCTGTAGTTGTCCTCCACTTACAGAGTGAGGATAGGAATAAAGACAAGATAGTGGGAGGTCCACACTTTTTAAAAGTTCCTCCGCCTTAGCTTTTTTATCTTTTTTATTCAAAAGTCCAAAATTTATAAGAGGTTCAGTTATAATATCAATTATCTTCATTTTAGGATTAAAAGTTCCTAATGAATCTTGGAAAACCATTTGAATCTTCTGCCTATTTTTCCAAATCTCCTCTTTAGTAAACTTAGATATATCCTGTCTATTATATTTAATACAACCAGAAGTAATTGTTTCTAACTGCATTATCATTCTAATAAGTGTAGATTTTCCACATCCGCTCTCTCCCACTATTCCTAAAGTTTTTCCCTTTTCTAAAGAAAGTGAGATATTATTACAAGCTATCAACTTCTTTCCTCGAGATGTTGTAAATATTTTTGTCACATTTTCCAATTCTAAAATTTTCATAAATTTATCCCCTTAACTCTGGTACTGAGGAGATTAAAAGTTTCGTATAATCATTTTGTGGATTTTTTATTACTTGGGAAGTTATCCCCTCCTCAACTACCTCTCCATTTTTCATAACCAATATTCTATCTGACATATATGCTGCTACTCCTAAGTTATGAGTCACTATTATAATAGCTGTTCCATACTCATCCCTCAAATTTATAAGTTCTTGAACTATTTGAGCTTGTGTTGTGACATCTAGGGCGGAGGTTGGTTCATCTGCCAAAAGCAACTTAGGATTAAATACCATAGCCATAGCTATTCCAACTCTCTGACACATCCCTCCACTCAATTGATGTGGATAACTTTCTATTATATTTTCTACATCTGGCAAATTCATTCTCTTTAGCATTGAGATAACCTTTTCTCTAGCTTCCTTCTTACTTAAATTTGAATGTTCTTGAATTAACTCTATGAACTGACTTCCAATCTTTCTAATAGGATTTAATGTATTTCTATTATCTTGAAATATCATTGCAATCTCTTTTCCACGACTAAGTATTGAGTTTCTGTTTTCAAAGGTAATGGTTCCACTTACTATCTCACTATCACTAGAAAGTCCTCCAACTATACTTTTAATGAGAGTAGATTTTCCACTTCCACTCTCTCCCA
Proteins encoded in this window:
- a CDS encoding ABC transporter ATP-binding protein, producing MKILELENVTKIFTTSRGKKLIACNNISLSLEKGKTLGIVGESGCGKSTLIRMIMQLETITSGCIKYNRQDISKFTKEEIWKNRQKIQMVFQDSLGTFNPKMKIIDIITEPLINFGLLNKKDKKAKAEELLKSVDLPLSCLYSYPHSVSGGQLQRVSIARALSLEPEILICDEATSALDVSVQKNIMTLLDKLRKEKKLTVIFVCHDLALVQSFADDIIVMYLGNTVEYLSNRDIVNNSYHPYTKALLASVFSVNDMDKKLELLEGEIPSPSNIPKGCPFVNRCKRAVEICYKEQPILKKFENNHYIKCHTYN
- a CDS encoding ABC transporter ATP-binding protein, whose product is MLEIKNLTIKYEDKGEVVKRINLSVEKGEIIGIVGESGSGKSTLIKSIVGGLSSDSEIVSGTITFENRNSILSRGKEIAMIFQDNRNTLNPIRKIGSQFIELIQEHSNLSKKEAREKVISMLKRMNLPDVENIIESYPHQLSGGMCQRVGIAMAMVFNPKLLLADEPTSALDVTTQAQIVQELINLRDEYGTAIIIVTHNLGVAAYMSDRILVMKNGEVVEEGITSQVIKNPQNDYTKLLISSVPELRG